A single Ascochyta rabiei chromosome 4, complete sequence DNA region contains:
- a CDS encoding Adenylate kinase: protein MARKNPNIIITGTPGVGKTTHTEQLARATGLKHVSVNQIVKDEGFHEGKDEETGSWIVDEDKLLDYLEERNISEEGGNILDWHACDLFPERWIDLVIVLRCDSTVLYDRLTARGYKDKKLDENMDSEIMQVLLDEAREAYKEEIVVELRSDSADDVDGNLERIEQWIENWKKDRKDEE, encoded by the exons ATGGCGCGCAAGAACCCCAACATCATCATCACTGGCACACCCGGTGTAGGCAAGACAACACACACAGAGCAGCTGGCAAGGGCAACAGGACTCAAGCATGTTTCCGTCAACCAGATTGTCAAAGACGAAGGGTTCCATGAGGGCAAGGATGAGGAGACGGGGAGCTGGATTGTCGACGAGGACAAG CTCCTAGACTACCTCGAAGAACGCAACATATCGGAAGAAGGCGGTAACATCCTCGACTGGCACGCCTGCGATCTTTTCCCCGAGCGCTGGATTGATCTCGTCATTGTCCTGCGCTGCGACTCTACCGTGCTCTACGATCGCCTCACCGCCAGAGGGTATAAGGACAAGAAGCTCGATGAGAACATGGATAGCGAGATCATGCAGGTTCTGCTTGATGAGGCGCGGGAGGCGTACAAGGAGGAGATTGTCGTTGAGCTGCGGAGCGATAGTGCGGATGATGTGGACGGGAATCTGGAGAGGATTGAGCAGTGGATTGAAAACTGGAAGAAGGATCGCAAGGACGAGGAGTAA